From the genome of Pelmatolapia mariae isolate MD_Pm_ZW linkage group LG12, Pm_UMD_F_2, whole genome shotgun sequence, one region includes:
- the LOC134639361 gene encoding granzyme A-like, which yields MSCLRNFSVFVSCMFLFIIQPGHGSEIVGGKEVEPHSLPFMAYVEGGRSSCGGTLIHPQWVLTAAHCTDMTLVILGAHSIRKSEVDSWRVVEKRFPHPGYDRVTKVNDLMLFKLKKPAILTNTVKPLQLGKIVRDPLPGSKCMVAGWGQTENNQTSDVLLSANVTVFSRQTCDSYYNHHPVITSNMICAGHDGLDEGDTCMGDSGGPLLCNGALVGVTSFGPKNCGSMKSPVFSFVSEKQLSWIKNTMKLSEI from the exons atgtcctGCCTGAGGAATTTCAGTGTTTTCGTCTCATGCATGTTTCTCTTCATCATCCAGCCAG GTCATGGTTCTGAGATTGTTGGAGGGAAAGAAGTCGAGCCACACTCACTGCCTTTCATGGCTTATGTGGAAGGTGGACGATCTTCGTGTGGCGGGACATTAATACATCCACAATGGGTCCTGACAGCTGCCCACTGCACTGA TATGACTCTAGTGATCCTGGGAGCGCACTCCATCAGGAAATCGGAAGTTGATTCTTGGAGAGTCGTTGAGAAACGATTTCCTCATCCTGGCTATGACAGAGTAACCAAGGTCAATGACCTCATGTTGTTCAAA CTTAAGAAACCAGCGATTCTAACCAACACAGTGAAACCCCTTCAGCTGGGCAAAATCGTCAGAGACCCTCTACCTGGAAGCAAGTGTATGGTGGCTGGATGGGGACAAACTGAAAACAACCAAACATCAGATGTTCTCCTGTCTGCCAATGTGACTGTGTTCAGCAGACAGACATGCGACTCTTATTACAACCATCACCCTGTCATCACCAGTAACATGATATGTGCAGGTCATGATGGTTTAGATGAGGGTGATACATGTATG GGGGATTCTGGAggtccactgctgtgtaatggAGCGCTGGTTGGGGTCACTTCATTTGGACCAAAGAATTGTGGCTCCATGAAAAGTCCAGTCTTTTCCTTTGTCTCAGAGAAACAACTCTCCTGGATCAAAAATACAATGAAGTTATCTGAAATATGA